From one Magnolia sinica isolate HGM2019 chromosome 18, MsV1, whole genome shotgun sequence genomic stretch:
- the LOC131232346 gene encoding uncharacterized protein LOC131232346, with the protein MGLSQQFRRPPPPQIRPAQRPIQRPNFSQQAQVHALAVEGQDVAVPTPTAFEVTAHIQGTPIFLLMDTKSTASLISHATVKHLGLRPNPFVGVKIITAAGTFSETTKICYDCPIDLRCTVAHMDLIVTKIFYYDVILGMDWLTVMKAEIDCDTKTMKIHEDDDTSLTFSVQVSYERRILCYASLENGYTGPSITDTPVVQDFWGVFKNIPGLPPRREIDFTIDLVPGAKPISLPTYRMPHMRWKNYGLKSIIC; encoded by the coding sequence ATGGGGCTTAGCCAGCAGTTTCGTCGTCCACCACCACCTCAGATTAGGCCGGCACAACGGCCTATACAGCGGCCGAACTTTTCACAGCAGGCTCAGGTGCATGCCCTAGCGGTTGAGGGCCAAGATGTGGCAGTCCCTACTCCTACGGCCTTTGAGGTGacggcccacattcaaggtactcccatattcctTTTGATGGACACTAAGTCTACTGCTTCTCTTATATCTCATGCAACTGTCAAGCATCTGGGGCTACGCCCTAACCCCTTCGTGGGGGTAAAGATCATTACAGCCGCCGGTACCTTCTCAGAAACGACAAAGATATGCTATGATTGCCCCATTGACTTGAGATGCACGGTAGCGCACATGGATTTGATAGTGACCAAAATCTTCTattatgatgtcatcctgggtatggactggtTGACAGTGATGAAAGCAGAAATTGATTGTGATACAAAGACAATGAAGATACATGAGGACGACGACACTTCCCTCACATTTTCGGTCCAGGTCAGCTACGAACGCAGgattttgtgttatgcttcattagAGAACGGATATACTGGACCCTCGATAACGGACACACCCGTGGTCCAAGATTTTTGGGGCGTATTTAAAAACATACCTGGACTACCAcctcgacgtgagatagacttcacgattgATCTGGTTCCTGGAGCCAAGCCCATCTCCTTGCCTACTTACCGCATGCCCCATATGAGATGGAAGAACTACGGACTCAAATCGATAATTTGCTAA